The Mercurialis annua linkage group LG7, ddMerAnnu1.2, whole genome shotgun sequence genome includes the window ACACACAATTTgcaatatttatctaaaaacagtttcaaatattttataaacgtttcaaatagtttataaaagtttcaaacagtttttaaaaaaaaaacaatttcaaacagtttacaacaatttcaaaatagtttacaaaagattcaaatagtttataaaaatttcaaacagtttcgaAAAATAgttgcaaatattttataaaacaattattagctataacaacagtttcaaacagttttcaACAACATAATTTGTAACTTTAttgaaaaacaatttcaaacagtttacaaaaggTTTAAACCGATTACAAGGGCTTCAAACAGTTTTCAACAACATAATTTGCAACTTTATCTAAAAccaatttcaaacagtttacaaaaggTTTCAAACCGATTACAAGGGTTTCAAactgtttataattttttgaacaatttatacatcttttaaacaattttctaaaaatagttTACATTTGTTCTGAAAACAGTtgcaaacagtttacaaaagtttcaaatagtttaaaaCAGCTACtaaaaatagttttaaacattctataaaaaattaaggcttaattgcacgaaaattcacaaactttagcgtcttttgcatatttaacatgaattttcaattttggcaatttCGGACATAAACTTTcacatttttgcaattaaaacacCGGTTTAATTTTCGATTGCAAAATGCTTATGTGGACATCAGAGCATTGCCACGTGGGAacagttactaacggtattataaaaatataacatcgaatttcaaatcaattaataatacgaaaatacatatgaacaagtacttGATCTGTTCGAAACTAAAGTCCTGAAACATGACATGACTCACGAACAAGtcaatccaaatggtccgactcgggagtgttcacactcaactaCATCagtcgcgaccaatctcttagtcccaaagtgtgagtccaacccactagatacggggcttaGGTTAAATTTTAATCGAGTTTTCGCTCGTATCGCATCAGACACACTAGACTAACTCAATACTGTTGATCACACAACcaattgacacccaataggtagctagtttcttcggagcGTATACTAAAATCTCAGttcaaaacaatcattcaaaTCATCAagtcatataaatgcgatgtataaaatcataatattcataatatagaaaataacttttataataatacacaaaagtaaaatgcaactcacagaaaccgctatCCCAAAACCGCACTATCGTCAAGCAATCACGTAGGTTCCATGTGTCATTCAATCTAGTAgttattccagctcgtcggcctggtagctcgtcggtacgtccgttacttatccaaattacctgtacgtttTATTCATAAACACAAGCTTAGtactaaaatcctaagttatcaTCTTAGGTTAGCACGATCTAATTTTCAatacgtcttttaactttgatcgtgttctaatacttagtcgagatacttgttatatctcttgttAATAGATTTCCAATCataggttccttatatctcgAAGCCCTAATGGAACACGTCAAGTTCGATATTCAATATTCttgttttcggggtccgtgttTCCTTTTTAACATCTGACACTCTTAGAATCGGAAAAATAGGTCTTAATGGGACGAGAACGCCCAAACAGGTAGGTCCGTGGGTTGTACGAGCGCACGAGAGGgtgtgtgcgatcgcacaccatgtgtgcgttcgcacacacaGTGCTTTCGCTCGATCCGGAATCCGCTTTCGgccgattccgacgtgctcgaACTCAATTCTGACATGCTCCTATCTCATTTTAACAcactcaactccaaattcatcaaaacgATAATGGAAACGTGATTACGATTACTTCAATTCGTCTAAAAATGAAACAGCCCTATGACTTCAATTTCAGCAACTAAAACGGAAATATTACTTTGATTTGAAGCTTGAATAagatagaggattgaattccgaacAAATTGATATAAAGAACGCGTGATTTGGATGAGAAATGGCGAAACTGCGGCCAATCGAAATCGATCGTCAAATTTCTCCTTCACTGCTACTTTTGTTTCCATTCTCTCGATCATTCTTAACTCACATATATACTTTGGCCAAAAGATCATTTTAAtccctcatttctttaacttaaaccatttctcttttaaacttatcCTTTAAACCAAATAGTTAATTACTCATTTTAACtaaattacttacgtattatttatatccaaataaataatactaacccaagattattattttccgtctaTAATcttctactccctccgtcccaaaacaatagtctaTTTTCTCcttttcacacagtttaagaaacacaattaatgctctaacttttcacaaatttatcttcatttttcctATCATACCATTATTAAATGCTATGACTATAGGCTAACAGTAATAAATGATGCACTTTAAATAAGGATAATATGGACAATAAACACTCTAAATTGTGATTTACAaggaaagtggactattgttttgggacaaaaaaataagaaaagtggactattgttttgggacggagggagtaatttctATTCTTGAGATTTaactggctaatttacattttggtccttgaacttttcaaaattgcTCTTTAGTCCAAAACACTTCCGCATCcgaattttaaacagtctccgattgactcgagacttttaccactattactataaaatatttttgcggaccttggcgaaataatatccatcacgggatttatattttattttatattaattttctaaccttatcctcaaatcccgctaatacgcttaataaaaatttagtctaAATccccaataaattaaatttaatttatcgggatttacgacacgtggcgcaacttaatttattttaaatatttagggtATTACAtagacatattcgttttatatctcatcttaACAGTATATGCAATTCACGGGATATGAAAGCTATAAATAATCAgtgatgaaagcagtaaacacgtttgacgcgcatatgactcgatttggacttacatttgaggcaagtagcaggtactcctaaacatacatttAGTCTAAAaagtttctagcaaatagcataagtcttgctggtctggattgattacatgcacaaagtctAAACCGGATGTGTAAAcgtgatttgattgattttactaggtgagtcttgaaaaacctatacaaccgtttACTATGTTTTCGTGGTaatcctacgatgtctaagtgatgggctggaattgcattatttggataatttatgtgattagtcctttaaccggttaattGACATGCTTTTGGAAGCGATAAACAATGCAGACATGGTCAGGGGCAgtttgatatacatataaggttaggaatacttttcaacctcgttgactttgagtgtcttgcactcgcgcgggttttgaccttCTGTCTGATTGGAACGGGCTCTCGATCAGACCACAAGAGTTGTGTGTCTCTTCGATtcggttctactggtttgatccggGGTCAATTTCGAATTGGGGTTAGCCCGAAATCGTCTCTAGAAGTTGCTATTTTGCTGGGTCTTGTGCTCGTGGGCCTGGTATATACATTATGTTACATTTTAGGACTTCTGAGTCTTATTTACATCGGGCTTATCCCGTTacaatgcaaacacataaagtACACGAAAAACAATAAATCTAGATCTAAACAGAATCTAATTCCGAGCTCAAACGAGCCCGAAAACCTAATTTGAAAATCTGGGAGTCGTCTGGAAGATCCGGGAGTCAATCTGGAAACTGGATTCATCAAGAACACGACGCCAAGAGAAGTTGGCGGTGCCGACAGGTTGGAGTGGCGGCGACGCTAGTTGTAGTTGGCGGCAGCGCCAACAGCGATGGCAGCAGGTCCGGGGATTCGCCTTCTGGTCAGTTCTCACTTGTTTCAgcggtctgagtccttggctcgtttgccaATGAAGTGGATGTTGGATCCGGCTTCGAATCTGGTGCTTGcgctgcgttcttggagaattaacatgTACTAGGGTGTTTCAGGGCTGGATTTTTGTGTGTGTGTTGTGATTTTCGAGTTTGCTACACCAAGATGGTGGCCTAATTTTCTGTCTGTCTATCTGTTTAGGGTCTGTGTGCCACCGTTTGCTAGGCTGATTAAGGGTTCTATTTATAGTGGTTAGGGGTGACCTAGGGTTAGTTAGAGGttaagttgattttaaattctcttAGTTAGAGTTTTAGATATACAACAATAGTCAAATAGTGTTAAGTGATCGATTATTAGGATTAGATTTAGATTAATTACCTTaggtttttactttttaaattcgtattaaataattaattaagtgatAAATATGTCTAAAAGTATTATTTGGTGCCCGAAACTATTAAAAACGAGTCTTGAAACCCTATGGATTTGAGTGTGGTCAATTTCAGTtcataaaacttgcaaattttGGACATAAACTACTAAAATATGGCAATTAggccaatttctagacttaaattatattttttttggatttttatgagcTATTTACGcgtaattacgttttaatcctccaagtttgcaactgtgcacaaattacgcctgcttagattccagcaagtaAATCGATAACTCGTCATCCGGATGGTAAATCACCATTAGACGCTTCAgtttcttatcactttttacttgtccgaaaaataggtgtctccAATAATACATTCAATGCTAAAAACAACATTACCACATCCCATTATAACAGTTTAAACATtcaaaattaagaattaaattgaattttatttttaaaaaaaatacaatattaattcttatttatacatatgaaaaatgtaaattaaatggttaaattaggctttatttttatctaattaagTTTTGATGACTTAATTGATTAACTCTAAAACAGAAaggaaaaatttaaatgttaacgGAAACAAATATGAAAAACGGTATCGTTTGATTCAAACAAAGAAAACGAAAGTGTAAATTATAATACATACGTGAACCTAAAAGTAATTTGTTAAACAATCGTATTTTAGCCAGAGTTCATTGGATCAACCCGACCCGAACCATATCATAGGTTTCTTGTTAGTGTAGGTTTCGTCTTctttataacaaaacaaaaagacGACTCTCTCagaatttaagtaaaaaaatcaatttctcTCATCATTCTCTAGCGATTTCTGGGATTTTCAGAATGGTATTTAACATTATCACTTTTTATAAGTTAGATCTATTCAATTACGTTCATATATCTTAATGATTGATTTCACTTTGTTTTGAATGAAATGGAAAATCAGACGAATTTAGAGTCCGCAATCGATCAGTTACAGAATGTAGAGAAGCAGATGAGGCTCGCCGGTGACGTTGCCGGAACCAAAAAATCCGTCACCGAGATTCTTCAACTCTGTTTCGAAGCTAAAGACTGGAAGCTACTTAATGACCAAATTCTCCTTCTCTCCAAGAAACGCGGTCAACTCAAGCAGGTAATTCTATTGTTTTTAGTGTTTGAATGTGATGATTTAGTTCTGGTTATGAATTAGATTGTTTTTGATGATTTTTCTTTGTTAcaattagggttagggttagggttagggttagatTTGTTAATCTTTTTTCTCTTTAACATACAGGCTGTAACTGCAATGGTCCAGCAAGCAATGCAGTACATTGACCAGACACCGGATCTCGAAACTCGTATTGAACTTATTAAGACACTTAACAATGTCTCTGCTGGAAAGGTGACTtcttattgaagaatttagaagctttttgatttcagtttttgtGTCTATTTGAATTTCATCGCACATTATGTTTAATGATTTTACGTTACGCCATAGATTTATGTTGAAATTGAGAGAGCGCGGTTGATCAAAACACTAGCCAAGATTAAGGAAAGCCAGGGGCTTATAGCTGAAGCTGCTGATCTCATGCAAGAAGTTGCAGTAAGTTTTGGCATTTCTTTTGCAATTAATCTGATTCCGCTTTCTGTTTCTATACTAGGGAAAAAAGAGTTCAATGCCTATTGAGTTAGCTTCTCctgtattttttttgtctttttacgAGCTCTTTGGTATTTTTATATGCAGGTGGAAACTTTTGGTGCTATGGCTAAAACAGAGAAAATTGCCTTCATTCTTGAACAAGTATGTGCTTCTTCTTTCTCCcctatattattatttagtacTTAACCATAGTATTTTTCAACGGTATAAGCTTTTTGTTAGTCTAAGGTCTAAATTCTGTCATTCCATGTAAAAGTGATAAAAGCTAAACCTGACTATGATCCTTTACAAGGTCATACGCTGTTAGGGTATAAATATAGTAGTTATTCTTTTAGCAATATTGTTTATTCTTCTAACATATTTGAGGTGCGGTTATGTTGTTAATTCCATGTCAATTTATGTGTGATTTTTTGCAGGTGCGTCTATGCCTGGACCGCCAGGATTATGTCCGTGCCCAAATTTTGTCAAGGAAGATTAGTCCAAGGGTATTTGAGGTTGATCCTTCCAAGGAAAAGAAGAAACCCAAGGAAGGTGATAATCTTGTTGAAGAGGCCCCTGCTGATATACCATCACTGCCAGAGTTAAAGCGGATCTACTATGAATTGATGATACGgtatatgattttatttgtttcCGGCCGCTCTTGCCTCATCGTCTTGTAAATGATCGTATTGCatagatttttaatatttaacatcATGAAGATGCTCAATTAGGTTGCAACATTCCTTGGTCATAGCTTTATCCTTGGATGTTGACTTATTCCTCTTAATTGTGGGTCTATTTACTACCATCTCGTTATAGCGATCTAATTTCATACTGCTGATATTGTTTTTCCAATTCGTGTAAACAATATTCATTGTTGTTTTGGGTGAACATCTGGGGGTACTGTTTACTCCTTTGTGGTTCATGTTCAGCCTGCTTTTGTTTACCAAAAATATGATTCAGCATTTGACTTGGAATTGCTTTGACTTTGAGTGAACATTGGGGAATAGTGTGTTATACTTCTTAGTGGTTCATGTTTGGCCtgtttttattcataaaaaatatgatcCGGCATTTAGTTTGGGTTTTTATTGCTTTGAGTACATTCAGGGATACTGTGTTTCACTTCTCAATGCTTTGTTTTATCATAAATATGATTTGGTGTTCGGCTTGGACTTGTTAGCTTATTGTTGGTTATAGGATGATATACTCGAGATATATTAGAGAAACCATAAATACTTTGATATACAGGTTATTTTTCAGGAAATTTTGTTACTACTTGTTTGAATCAAAGAACACTTACTCCAAACACTTGTGTTTAGCTCCTTTGACATTCATATTGTATCTTGAGTGGAGACAAAGATGCAATTCTTGACATAATTAGCTTGCATATATGCAGTCGCAGCTTACACCTAATATTGCTAGATCTAAATTACTAGGTTAGAAATGGAGTCTCAAGTCGCATTAACTGTTAGAGGTGTTATGAATGTCAGAAAGCAACAGACcgtatcatgtataaattaatttctcTGATTTACAAAGTCAATGTTTGCATAAATGTACCAATTCGCCACAGTTTGTTATCTCAAGTGTATGCCAAAAGTCTAGTGTTTATACATCACTTATTGCTGTTGAATAGCC containing:
- the LOC126655148 gene encoding 26S proteasome non-ATPase regulatory subunit 12 homolog A isoform X1, producing MENQTNLESAIDQLQNVEKQMRLAGDVAGTKKSVTEILQLCFEAKDWKLLNDQILLLSKKRGQLKQAVTAMVQQAMQYIDQTPDLETRIELIKTLNNVSAGKIYVEIERARLIKTLAKIKESQGLIAEAADLMQEVAVETFGAMAKTEKIAFILEQVRLCLDRQDYVRAQILSRKISPRVFEVDPSKEKKKPKEGDNLVEEAPADIPSLPELKRIYYELMIRYYSHDNEYLEICRCYKAIYEIPSVKQNPKQWIPVLRKICWFLVLAPHDPMQSSLLNSTLEDKNLSEIPKFKLLLKQLVTMEVIQWTSLWNTFKDDFENEKNLLGGSLGDKAAEDLKQRIIEHNILVVSKYYSRITVKRIAELLCLSVQEAEKHLSDMVVSRALVAKIDRPMGIVCFQVAKDSNAILNSWAVNLEKLLDLVEKSCHQIHKETMVHKAALKV